Within Deinococcota bacterium, the genomic segment TCGCCTTCGTCAGCCGGTGGAAGGTTCCCAGGGCGGCCCCTACTTCGCGCCGCTCGACTCGGGAGCCTCGGCTCTCGGCGTAGCGCTCGAGCCTGGCAATGGCCTCCCTTATCCCTTCGCCGTCCTCCTCGAGCAGCTCGGGCCGGGGTGGCTCGGCGATGGGCTCGCCGTCGGTCTGCGAGACGTCGAAGACATGCGCGGTGCGGAAGCCGAACAGCAGGCGTCTCTCTTCGCCGTTTTCTTCTTGCTTGCGGGTGAGCGGGGCCAAGATGGCGATCCCTTTCTCGCCCTTTCTGACCTGGCGGCCCAGGTCGCGCCAGCGGTTGAAGCCGGCAACCATCGTCGCGTCGGGGCGCTGTAGCTGGATGAGGAAGCAGTTGTTAAAGCTGTAGGCGTGCAGCTTGGCCCGAACCTCGAGCGCGGCTTTCCAGCTCTCGGAGCCCATCAGCTCGGCCATGCCCTTTTGCAGCAGCTCGAGCGCTTTGTTGGGCTTTTGGGGTTGGGGGCCGCTCATCGGCGACCCCTGGCGATTCCCACGAGGACGTGATTGTCAGCCTTCCGGCGCTGGCCGCGACGCTTTCGCCGGATTTGGTACTCCGGCGTGCCGTTGGCGGTGTTGTCGTGGCGCGGCCGCTCGAGCTTGGGCGCGCTCATGCGCGCCCATCACAGACCGGGCAGTGCCAAACTTCGCCGCTTGCGCACAGGCGGCAGGGTTCCGGCTCGGGCTCCTCGCCGGTGGCGTGGCAACGCGGGCAGCTAACCGCGTATTCCTCCGGCCAGCCCATCTCGAGCAGGTGGTAGCCGTCACCACCACACTCGAGGCACGGGGTAGCGGCGCTCATGCCGCTACCCCCGCGAAGATGAAGCGCCCGCCGGCCCGCTTGCGCTCATGCACCCTCACCCCGTAGGGCTCGAGCAGGCTAACAGCGGCGCAGACTGGCAGGCGCGGGTCGGTCTGGAAGCCTACGCAGACGCGGCCCTCTGCGCCCACGCGGGCGGCCAAGTCGGCCAGCAGGCATTCCACACGCTCGGACTCGGGCGCGTGCATGAGAGCGGAAAGAAGGGCGGAAAAAACTGCTACAGTGGTCATTGGTTCTCTCCTGTCGGGAGGACTAAGAAAGCCGCGCGACT encodes:
- a CDS encoding ArdC-like ssDNA-binding domain-containing protein, which codes for MSGPQPQKPNKALELLQKGMAELMGSESWKAALEVRAKLHAYSFNNCFLIQLQRPDATMVAGFNRWRDLGRQVRKGEKGIAILAPLTRKQEENGEERRLLFGFRTAHVFDVSQTDGEPIAEPPRPELLEEDGEGIREAIARLERYAESRGSRVERREVGAALGTFHRLTKAITLRPDLPPLQTLKTLVHELAHAILHAETTPGEQRHTRELEAESCAYVVCHSLGLDTSRYSFAYLASWAEDAAELMPAGERAVKAADEILGALAAPGLERAA